GCAGGCGGCTGTTCGATTACGGCAAGGCGGTAGGCATTGCATTCCAGTTGATGGACGACATCCTCGATTACACCGGCACCGAGAAGGAATTGGGAAAACGGCCCCGCCAGGACCTTCGCGAGGGTAAAGTGACGTTGCCCCTGATCCACGCCCTCCGCACGGCAACCCCGGGGGATCGCAAGGGCGTGACGGCGCTCCTTGCGAAGAAGAAGCGAACTGAGCGGGAGATATCATTGCTTGCGCGATTCGTCGAGCGGAACGGAGGGCTTGAATATACCGTCCGGTCGGCCCGGGCCTACGTGGACCGGGGGAAACGGCTTCTATCGACCCTCCCGCCGACGAACGCCCGCGCGGCCCTCATGTCGCTTTCGGATTTCATAGTTTCCCGCTCTTATTGAAGCTCTCCCGGCACCGCCCGTGAAGTCGCTTCCCCCCGATTCGGCAAACGCGCGCAGCAGGCGGATGATCGATACTCTCCGGAGCCGGGATCGCGGGCCGGCCGCCGATAGCGGGCTTGGCCGCAGGGAAACGATCCTGGCTCTCGCCGGCATCGCCGTCCTTGCGGCGGCCCTGATACCCCTGTTCTCCGGGTACGTCCGTGACTCCCAGGCGGTCCGGGCGCGGAACGAGGGGAAGGCGATCGCCGACGCCGTGACCGCCGCCTACAAGGACCTGGGGCGCTGGCCCAATCGGCTGGACAACACATCGAGTTACGGCGGCCTCTACACGGGGGCGGTGCCTCCGACGGACGCCTTCCTGCGTATCGCGGCCGGCTGGGCCCGGGCCGGCGATGCCTGGAGCCGGCTGGACACGCACCTGCTCCGGAACGGGCACGGGTACCCGGACGCGGGAGAAAATCGTTGGAAAGGGCCGTACGCAGCCCGGCTCCCGACGGACCCTTGGGGAAGACCGTACGTCATAAACTCGCTGTACTTCACGCTTCCGTCCGATCCGCCGATCCCCGTCTGGGTCCTGTCGGCAGGGCCGAACGGGATACTGGAGACGAACATCGATTCAAACGTGACCTCTCCCGGTGGAGACGACATCGGAGTCCGGATCAGGTAGCCCGCCTTTATCACGATTCGTATACAAAGAGGGAAGGAACGGTGGCATATTGGCCGGGGTCAATATAATATTATCGATATAGCCGGGCGTTCACCCAACCAACAGCAACTATCGCAGGAACCTTCGCGTTCGATCCACGGAGACCGGGAATGCCCGTCGCTCCCCCGCATGAAGTGTCTCTGGCAAGGATTCTGGACAGCATCACCGACCCGCTGGTCGTTTACGACCGGGATTACCGGATCGTGATGGCCAACCGGGCGCTGATGGCAATCCATCGACGAATCCCCGAGAGCACGATCGGCATGCGATGTTACGGGGTTTTCTACGGCCGTGATTCCGCCTGCGAAGAATGCCATGTCAGGGATCTCTTCGACACGGGAGAGCCGCAGTTTCGGGAAAAAATCCTCCAGCTGCCCGACGGTCGCCGGAGACATTTCGAAATCCATGCCTATCCCGTGAGAAATGCGGAGGGGACGGTCTTCCAGGCGATCGAGCACGGCAGGGACGTTTCCGACAGGAAGGCGCTGGAAAATCGTATCAAGACCTCCGAGGAGAAATATCACGCCATCGTGGAGGCCGCCCGCGAAGGGATATTCATCACCGACGGGGAAGCAAGGGTGACATTCGCGAACCGCCGGCTAGCAGGCATGCTGGGGTTCGGGCCTGATGAAATCATCGGCCGGTCGCTGTTCGATCTGATGGACGAAGGATCGAAAACCGCGATGCAGGAGCAGCTCGACCGTCGCCGCAAGGATACGTCGGACATTTACGAGCTCAACTTCCGCAGCCGGAACGGGAAATATCTCGTGGGCCTGGTATCGGCCGCCCCGCTGATGGTCGACGATTCCTTCCTGGGATCGGTAGGCATAGTGACCGACATCTCGCGCATGAAACAGGTGGAGTCCGAACTCCGTTCGGCCAAGGAATTCAGCGAAAAAATAATCAATAACATCACCGACAATCTCGTCGTCGTAAATCCCGCGACGCATCGTATCGTTCAGGCCAACACCTCCTTTCTCTCGCGGACGGGACACGCACTCGACGAGACGCTCGACAGGCCGTGCTACGAGGTCATACTGAACCGTAAGTCTCCATGCTGGGAGGATGGAATCGTCTGCCCCGTCAGGATCGCGGCGGCCAGCAAGCGTCCCGCCCAGTGCGACAAGGTGTATCTCAATTCCGACGGCCA
This Deltaproteobacteria bacterium DNA region includes the following protein-coding sequences:
- a CDS encoding type II secretion system protein GspG, which codes for MIDTLRSRDRGPAADSGLGRRETILALAGIAVLAAALIPLFSGYVRDSQAVRARNEGKAIADAVTAAYKDLGRWPNRLDNTSSYGGLYTGAVPPTDAFLRIAAGWARAGDAWSRLDTHLLRNGHGYPDAGENRWKGPYAARLPTDPWGRPYVINSLYFTLPSDPPIPVWVLSAGPNGILETNIDSNVTSPGGDDIGVRIR